The sequence below is a genomic window from Hemitrygon akajei chromosome 2, sHemAka1.3, whole genome shotgun sequence.
GGGGATAGAAAAGTATCCAATGGGAGCGCGGCAAAAGGGCCAATCAGATGTGAATTAATGAGCGGCGGCGCATGGCAACGAAAACAATTTATCCGTGGCGGCGTGAGGTCTGACCGGCCGTGCAGCCAATAGCATGTGGGCCTCGCGCGGACCAATGGGTGGGGGCCCCGTGGGATATAAAAGGCGCGGCTGTTGCGGTTTGCTCATGTTGTTCAGCGAAAAGTAGTGAGAAAAATGGCAAGGACTAAGCAGACAGCGCGGAAATCAACGGGAGGTAAAGCTCCCCGCAAACAGCTAGCGACTAAGGCCGCTCGCAAGAGCGCTCCGGCTACGGGCGGTGTGAAGAAGCCGCACCGGTACCGGCCGGGAACAGTGGCCCTACGGGAGATCCGGCGCTACCAGAAATCGACTGAGCTCCTGATCCGCAAGTTGCCTTTCCAGCGCCTAGTCCGCGAGATCGCTCAAGATTTCAAAACCGATCTGCGCTTCCAAAGTTTAGCCGTGATGGCACTGCAGGAGGCAAGTGAGGCCTACTTAGTGGGGCTGTTCGAAGATACCAACTTGTGCGCTATCCACGCTAAGCGAGTCACCATTATGCCTAAAGACATCTACCTGGCGCGACGCATCCGTGGCGAGCGCGCCTGAGTCTAGAGGCAGGCGTAAGCTTTCCCGCAACGGCTCTTTTTAGAGCCACCAACCTGTACAAAGGGGCTGCAGCCTTGCTGAACCCTAGTGCATTTACCTTGAAGTTGTCCCGCCTTTATATCAAAAATAACTAGTGGCGAAATGATCAGTGGGACTAAAGTCAACCTTTAAggcgttctgcacaaggactcccgaggCCCTTTTATCTTCCCCCCACTTAGTCTGCACGTTTATTTCtattactgaagtgcatgacgaCGCACTTACCAAACTTTAATTTGCCTCGTGTGGCactttttcaaaggccttctgaaaattcaaatatgcAGCATCCACTGAGTACCGTtttatcctatttgtaatctcaaagaattccaatggtttaccaggcaagattttcccttaaagaaaccatgctccCCATAACCTTGTATTGattacatcttcccaaccactgaggtcaggctaactggtctataatttcctttctgctgcctccctcctttcttagagtggagtgacatttgcaattttccagtagtggggagtctagggcccccctttagaacagatgaggagcaATATCTTTAGCCCAATgttggtgaatctgaggaattaattgtcacagacagctgaggCAGACAAGCCATTGGGTGGTTAGAGGCAGAGTGATGGGTTGATTGGTAAGGATTAGGTGGAGAATGGGGGGGATATCAGCTATGATTTAATGGTAGAGCAATCTTGGTGGCTCAATTGTCTCGTATCTCATAAAAAGACAGCTGGGCATTAGCCATCAAACCCCATTTTCACGTCAATTCATCCACACGGTGTGCGACTCTAGGACTCTGTGAAATTGGTTTAAAGTTTGGAGGATGATGGTTTCTTTAGGGTTTGGTACTGAATCTGCTGCATTTTAGACCTTAGGAGCAGACCATTTggtctaccattccatcatggctaatataTTATCCCACTTAACagctttcttctgccttcttcctgtaactatTTAACTTAACTTATCAAGGAATTATCAacatcagctttaaatataccaaatgacttggccgtTACAGTTGCccatggcaattaattccacagattcaccaccatctaggAAAAGAAAATCcaccctcatctccgttctaaagggatgtccctctattttcaGGCGgtcccctctggtcctggactctgtaggaaataacctctccacatccactctacctaggccttttaataatcgataggtttcagtgaaacTCCAtgattctaaactccagcaaatacaggcccagagccatcaaatgctcttctcATGTTAATTCTCTCATTCTCGGGATGGTCTCATAAACCTTGCCTGGACCATCTtcaatttcagcacatctttcaAAATATAGGGCTGACAACAcagaagtcaagtcactttttgtcatttcgaccataactgctggtaca
It includes:
- the LOC140737946 gene encoding histone H3-like, which translates into the protein MARTKQTARKSTGGKAPRKQLATKAARKSAPATGGVKKPHRYRPGTVALREIRRYQKSTELLIRKLPFQRLVREIAQDFKTDLRFQSLAVMALQEASEAYLVGLFEDTNLCAIHAKRVTIMPKDIYLARRIRGERA